From Meles meles chromosome 5, mMelMel3.1 paternal haplotype, whole genome shotgun sequence, one genomic window encodes:
- the H1-1 gene encoding histone H1.1, with protein sequence MSETAPPAPATSIPPEKPAAVGKKTKKPAKAAATAKKKPVGPSVSELLVQAVSSSKERNGVSLAALKKALAAAGYDVEKNNSRIKLGLKSLVSKGTLVQTKGTGASGSFKLNKKAASGEAKASPPKVAKAKVTGASKKPKKVTAATKKAVKTPKKAKKPAVAKKPSKSPKKPKVVKPKKVAKSPAKAKAVKPKAAKAKVAKPKTAAKPKKAAPKKK encoded by the coding sequence ATGTCCGAGACCGCGCCGCCCGCTCCGGCCACCTCCATTCCCCCCGAGAAGCCCGCGGCGGTCGGCAAGAAAACCAAGAAGCCGGCTAAGGCTGCGGCCACCGCCAAGAAGAAGCCCGTGGGTCCCTCGGTGTCGGAGCTGCTCGTGCAGGCGGTGTCCTCTTCCAAGGAGCGCAACGGCGTGTCCCTGGCGGCGCTCAAGAAGGCGCTGGCGGCCGCCGGCTACGACGTGGAGAAGAACAACAGCCGCATCAAGCTGGGCCTCAAGAGCCTGGTGAGCAAGGGCACCCTGGTGCAGACCAAGGGCACCGGCGCCTCGGGCTCCTTCAAGCTCAACAAGAAGGCGGCCTCCGGCGAGGCCAAGGCCAGCCCCCCAAAGGTGGCGAAAGCCAAGGTGACGGGCGCTTCTAAGAAACCCAAAAAGGTCACAGCGGCTACTAAAAAAGCGGTCAAGACTCCGAAAAAGGCCAAAAAGCCGGCTGTAGCCAAGAAACCATCCAAGAGTCCCAAGAAGCCCAAGGTTGTGAAGCCTAAGAAAGTAGCCAAGAGCCCCGCCAAAGCCAAGGCTGTGAAGCCCAAAGCGGCCAAGGCGAAGGTGGCCAAGCCAAAGACGGCTGCGAAGCCCAAAAAGGCTGCACCCAAGAAAAAGTAG
- the LOC123942364 gene encoding histone H3.1: protein MARTKQTARKSTGGKAPRKQLATKAARKSAPATGGVKKPHRYRPGTVALREIRRYQKSTELLIRKLPFQRLVREIAQDFKTDLRFQSSAVMALQEACEAYLVGLFEDTNLCAIHAKRVTIMPKDIQLARRIRGERA, encoded by the coding sequence ATGGCTCGCACGAAGCAGACGGCGCGCAAGTCGACCGGCGGCAAGGCCCCGCGCAAGCAGCTGGCCACCAAGGCGGCCCGCAAGAGCGCGCCGGCCACGGGCGGCGTGAAGAAGCCGCACCGCTACCGGCCCGGCACGGTGGCCCTGCGCGAGATCCGGCGCTACCAGAAGTCCACCGAGCTGCTGATCCGCAAGCTGCCGTTCCAGCGGCTGGTGCGCGAGATCGCGCAGGACTTCAAGACCGACCTGCGCTTCCAGAGCTCGGCCGTCATGGCGCTGCAGGAGGCGTGCGAGGCCTACCTGGTGGGGCTCTTCGAGGACACCAACCTCTGCGCCATCCACGCCAAGCGCGTCACCATCATGCCCAAGGACATCCAGCTGGCGCGCCGCATCCGCGGCGAGAGGGCGTAA